One genomic segment of Chitinivibrionales bacterium includes these proteins:
- a CDS encoding zinc-binding dehydrogenase — protein MRAMVTPKFGSPDLFELKDIEKPSPGPGELLVRVVASGTNPVEAKIRKTGYWGGIKPPVILGYDVSGIVEQVGDGVNEFVNGDEVFYTPEIDPTRSGSYAEYNVVAASIVTHKPSSLSHIEAAAVPLAGGTAYEAIIRRLRISIGETILIHGGAGGVGSFAVQLARGSGARVLATASKSNQETLHSLGVDVAIDYANQDPFEIALKETGGRGVDAVFDTVGGDIIQRSLAATRPFGRLAGILGPGGDLTQAYRKNCTYYGVMLTRERKRLEILKAILEQRKISPLIDRIIPLEKVSEAHHRLDSGHGRGKIVLKIGK, from the coding sequence ATGCGAGCAATGGTAACACCGAAATTTGGAAGTCCTGATTTGTTTGAATTGAAGGATATTGAAAAACCGTCACCGGGACCGGGCGAATTGCTGGTCCGGGTTGTGGCATCGGGGACAAATCCTGTGGAAGCGAAAATTCGCAAGACCGGTTACTGGGGTGGCATTAAGCCGCCGGTGATTTTAGGGTATGATGTGTCCGGGATTGTGGAGCAGGTGGGTGATGGCGTGAATGAATTTGTCAATGGTGATGAAGTATTCTATACGCCGGAGATCGATCCCACCCGGTCGGGGAGCTATGCGGAGTACAACGTTGTGGCGGCATCGATTGTGACCCATAAGCCGTCATCGCTCAGTCACATAGAAGCTGCTGCGGTTCCACTGGCCGGGGGCACGGCCTATGAAGCCATTATACGGCGTCTCCGGATAAGTATCGGTGAAACGATTCTGATTCACGGCGGTGCAGGTGGGGTCGGCTCCTTTGCCGTGCAACTGGCCAGGGGATCGGGTGCACGGGTACTGGCCACGGCAAGCAAAAGCAACCAGGAGACTCTTCACTCACTCGGGGTTGATGTTGCTATCGATTATGCAAACCAGGATCCTTTCGAAATTGCGTTAAAAGAAACCGGCGGCAGGGGTGTTGATGCTGTTTTCGATACAGTGGGTGGTGATATCATTCAGCGAAGCCTTGCCGCAACGCGACCTTTTGGCCGTCTGGCAGGAATTCTGGGACCCGGTGGCGATCTGACCCAGGCTTACCGGAAGAATTGCACCTATTACGGTGTGATGCTGACCCGGGAGCGGAAGCGGCTGGAAATTCTTAAAGCCATTCTGGAACAGAGGAAAATAAGCCCGCTGATCGACAGAATTATTCCCCTCGAAAAGGTAAGCGAAGCCCATCACCGTCTTGATTCGGGACACGGGCGGGGAAAAATTGTGCTCAAGATCGGGAAATAA
- the aceE gene encoding pyruvate dehydrogenase (acetyl-transferring), homodimeric type, with translation MAEKQDIRSIENQEWLESLDYVIKHGGGQRVHELFRNLQVRAQEKGITFTCPGTTPYINTIPKDKQPPYPGSLEVERRIRNIIRWNAMAMVVRANRELSGIGGHISTYASQATLFEVAFNHFLRASRDGFDGDIVFFQGHASPGVYARAFCEGRLTEEHLKNFRRELNPRGGLSSYPHPWLMPDFWEIPSVSMGLAPIMAIYQARFNRYLLDRGIKDTTDQKVWAFLGDGEMDEPESMGAITLAPREHLDNLIFVINCNLQRLDGPVRGNGKIIQELEAAFNGAGWNVIKVVWGGDWDPLLATDTEGLLVKRMEELVDGQLQKYSTTSGDYIRKDFFGTDERLLEMVKNYSDEQLTKMRRGGHDPEKVYAAYKAALHTEGAPTVILAQTIKGYGLGEAGEGRNVTHQQKKLNEKELKDFRSRFGIPISDEQVAEAPFYSLPQDSDEYKYLQERRKSLGGYIPHRQNRAEPITMPDDSVFNEFYEGSGDREVATTMAFVRLLGKLLKDKSVGSMIVPIVPDESRTFGMESLFRQFGIYSHTGQKYEPVDVSSLLFYNEETRGSILEEGITEAGSMSSFIAAGTSYATHGINMIPIFLFYSMFGFQRIGDLIWAAGDARARGFLVGGTSGRTTLPGEGLQHQDGQSHAYAFGPPTIRAYDPTFAYEIAVIVREGMRRMYVEQIDEIYYLTVMNEFYHMPPKPEGMDEGIIRGMYKYRKSTSKSKKKVNLMGSGALLIQAQKAADILEQKYNVAADVWSVTSYKELYKDASETERQNMLHPSDKPKKSYLERCLPEKDGIYVAVTDYLKMIPNSIARWVPGRFMVLGTDGFGRSDGRDELRRFFEVDAESITVAALRGLMLENKIEAKTVKSAIKDLGIDPEKPNPHIS, from the coding sequence ATGGCCGAAAAACAGGATATCCGCTCAATTGAAAATCAGGAGTGGCTCGAATCACTCGATTATGTTATCAAGCATGGCGGGGGACAACGGGTCCACGAATTGTTTCGTAACCTTCAGGTCCGGGCGCAGGAGAAAGGCATTACATTCACCTGTCCGGGCACGACCCCCTATATCAACACTATTCCTAAAGACAAGCAACCGCCCTATCCCGGCAGTCTCGAGGTTGAGCGGCGGATTCGCAATATTATCCGATGGAATGCTATGGCGATGGTCGTGCGGGCGAATCGGGAACTGAGCGGGATCGGGGGACATATATCGACCTATGCGTCCCAGGCCACACTTTTCGAGGTTGCATTCAATCATTTCCTCCGGGCATCCAGAGACGGTTTTGACGGCGATATTGTTTTCTTTCAGGGCCACGCATCACCGGGGGTCTATGCCCGTGCCTTTTGTGAGGGGCGATTGACTGAGGAACATCTGAAGAATTTCAGGCGCGAACTCAATCCCCGGGGCGGTCTTTCATCATACCCCCACCCGTGGCTGATGCCCGATTTTTGGGAAATTCCCTCGGTATCCATGGGACTGGCGCCGATTATGGCGATTTATCAGGCTCGGTTCAACCGGTACCTTTTAGACCGCGGGATAAAAGATACCACCGATCAAAAAGTATGGGCTTTTTTAGGCGACGGTGAAATGGATGAGCCCGAGTCGATGGGGGCGATCACGCTGGCACCACGGGAGCATCTGGACAATCTTATCTTTGTAATCAACTGCAACCTTCAGCGCCTTGATGGTCCGGTGCGGGGCAACGGCAAGATTATTCAGGAGCTTGAAGCCGCGTTTAACGGCGCGGGATGGAACGTTATCAAGGTTGTCTGGGGCGGTGACTGGGACCCGCTGCTTGCCACCGATACTGAAGGACTTCTGGTGAAACGCATGGAAGAGCTTGTTGATGGACAATTACAGAAGTATTCTACAACGAGCGGCGATTATATCCGGAAAGATTTCTTTGGTACCGATGAACGGTTGCTTGAGATGGTGAAAAACTACTCCGATGAACAGCTTACGAAAATGCGCCGGGGAGGACATGATCCCGAAAAAGTCTATGCCGCCTACAAGGCTGCTTTGCATACCGAAGGCGCTCCCACCGTTATCCTTGCCCAGACAATCAAAGGGTACGGGCTGGGTGAAGCCGGTGAGGGGAGAAATGTCACCCATCAGCAGAAAAAACTGAACGAAAAGGAACTCAAAGATTTCCGCAGCCGGTTCGGGATCCCGATTTCGGATGAGCAGGTGGCCGAAGCGCCGTTTTATTCCCTTCCCCAAGACAGTGATGAATACAAATATCTCCAGGAACGCCGCAAAAGCCTGGGCGGCTATATCCCCCATCGACAGAACAGGGCCGAACCGATCACCATGCCGGATGATTCGGTGTTTAATGAGTTTTATGAAGGAAGCGGTGACCGGGAAGTAGCGACGACAATGGCCTTTGTGAGGCTTTTAGGCAAGCTGCTCAAAGATAAATCCGTGGGCAGTATGATCGTCCCTATTGTCCCCGATGAATCGCGGACCTTCGGCATGGAATCGTTGTTTCGTCAATTTGGCATATACTCACATACAGGACAGAAATATGAGCCGGTTGATGTTTCGAGCTTACTGTTTTACAATGAGGAAACGCGCGGTTCCATACTCGAAGAGGGTATTACCGAAGCCGGTTCTATGTCGTCTTTTATTGCCGCAGGCACCAGTTATGCCACTCATGGTATCAACATGATTCCCATTTTCCTTTTTTATTCCATGTTTGGGTTTCAGCGTATCGGCGACCTGATCTGGGCTGCCGGCGATGCGCGGGCACGGGGATTTTTAGTCGGCGGGACATCGGGACGAACAACACTGCCCGGTGAAGGTTTACAGCATCAGGATGGACAGAGCCATGCCTATGCCTTTGGGCCGCCTACAATCCGGGCCTATGATCCGACCTTTGCCTATGAAATTGCAGTCATTGTGCGTGAGGGTATGCGGCGGATGTATGTGGAACAGATCGATGAAATCTATTATTTGACCGTTATGAATGAATTTTATCACATGCCTCCAAAGCCCGAAGGAATGGATGAAGGTATAATCCGGGGAATGTATAAATATCGTAAGTCGACGAGCAAGTCGAAGAAAAAGGTAAACCTTATGGGGAGCGGTGCGCTTTTGATACAAGCACAAAAAGCTGCGGATATACTCGAGCAGAAATACAATGTCGCGGCTGATGTCTGGAGCGTGACAAGCTATAAGGAACTGTATAAGGACGCTTCCGAAACGGAACGTCAAAATATGTTACATCCATCGGATAAACCGAAAAAATCATATCTGGAACGGTGTCTTCCCGAAAAAGACGGCATTTACGTGGCGGTAACCGATTATCTGAAAATGATTCCCAATTCTATTGCCCGGTGGGTTCCCGGGCGGTTTATGGTGCTTGGCACCGACGGTTTCGGACGGAGTGACGGCCGAGATGAGCTGCGACGGTTCTTTGAAGTGGATGCCGAATCGATTACCGTTGCTGCATTGCGTGGGCTGATGCTGGAGAATAAAATCGAAGCAAAAACAGTCAAGAGCGCAATTAAAGACCTTGGAATCGACCCTGAGAAACCGAATCCTCATATTAGTTGA
- a CDS encoding biotin/lipoyl-binding protein, producing the protein MTEEIKLPEISENVDSGEVVKILVKEGDRVKKEQPIMEIETDKASFEVPSTSEGKVTKINVSEGDVVSVSQTLLIIESEGGKESEEKAEPEKEKKPESKEKKKAEEEKEKEQKEEEQKKQEEQQKAEKEEEARKEQEKEEKPQKETAGRKEEKPSRPQKGEEKQKPPRPLEEPAMKEPVLVPAAPSVRREAREMGVDITDVKGSGPEGRIVSDDVRNYVRKRMEEKREAPAAPAAAQPPLPDFSKWGEISRESLSKVRAITADSMHTAWNTVPHVTQFDSADITSLEEFRQEYSAELQKRDVKLSITSLIIKIVATALKQFSRFNASLDMEKKEIVYKKYINIGIAVDTERGLLVPVLRNADQKSITMIAREIADLAWRARNKKIDPGELKGGNFTISNLGGIGGANFTPIIYHPQVAILGVSRATMQPVIRNGNTEQRLMLPLSLSYDHRIIDGADGARFLRWLVESMESPLRMHLDLGGF; encoded by the coding sequence ATGACCGAAGAAATAAAACTGCCGGAAATATCAGAAAATGTCGATTCGGGTGAAGTCGTTAAAATCCTGGTGAAGGAGGGTGACAGGGTTAAAAAAGAGCAGCCCATTATGGAAATCGAAACCGATAAAGCGAGCTTTGAGGTGCCGTCGACTTCTGAAGGAAAAGTAACAAAAATTAATGTTTCCGAAGGAGATGTTGTATCCGTCAGTCAGACCCTATTAATTATTGAGAGTGAGGGCGGCAAAGAGTCGGAAGAGAAGGCTGAACCTGAAAAAGAAAAAAAGCCCGAAAGTAAAGAAAAAAAGAAAGCTGAAGAAGAAAAAGAGAAGGAGCAGAAGGAAGAAGAACAAAAAAAGCAGGAAGAGCAGCAAAAGGCAGAGAAAGAAGAAGAAGCAAGGAAAGAACAAGAAAAGGAAGAAAAGCCGCAGAAAGAAACTGCCGGTCGCAAAGAGGAAAAACCGAGCAGGCCGCAGAAGGGAGAGGAAAAGCAAAAGCCGCCGCGGCCCCTAGAAGAACCTGCCATGAAGGAACCGGTTCTTGTTCCCGCAGCGCCATCGGTGCGCAGAGAGGCCCGGGAGATGGGGGTCGATATAACCGATGTTAAGGGAAGCGGGCCTGAAGGTAGAATCGTGTCGGATGATGTGAGAAACTATGTCCGGAAACGGATGGAAGAAAAGCGGGAAGCTCCCGCTGCTCCGGCTGCAGCGCAACCCCCGTTGCCCGATTTCTCCAAATGGGGTGAAATAAGCCGGGAGTCTTTGTCAAAAGTACGGGCCATAACAGCCGATAGCATGCATACCGCATGGAATACTGTCCCCCATGTAACCCAGTTCGACTCGGCGGATATTACCAGCCTGGAGGAATTCAGACAGGAGTACAGTGCCGAACTGCAGAAAAGGGATGTAAAACTGAGTATTACATCACTAATTATCAAAATAGTCGCAACAGCACTTAAGCAGTTTTCCCGGTTCAATGCATCACTGGACATGGAGAAAAAAGAGATAGTTTACAAAAAGTATATCAATATCGGCATTGCGGTTGATACCGAGAGGGGATTGCTTGTCCCTGTTCTCAGAAATGCCGATCAAAAGAGTATCACCATGATTGCCCGTGAGATAGCCGATCTGGCCTGGCGGGCACGGAACAAGAAAATCGACCCTGGCGAGTTGAAAGGCGGGAACTTTACCATATCCAACCTCGGCGGAATCGGGGGAGCTAATTTTACACCCATTATTTACCATCCCCAAGTAGCAATTCTGGGTGTTTCCCGTGCGACGATGCAGCCGGTGATTCGCAACGGTAATACCGAACAACGATTGATGCTGCCGTTGTCGCTCTCCTATGATCACCGGATAATCGACGGCGCCGATGGTGCCCGGTTTCTTCGCTGGCTGGTCGAATCGATGGAAAGTCCACTACGTATGCATCTGGATCTTGGAGGTTTTTAA
- the lpdA gene encoding dihydrolipoyl dehydrogenase, protein MSNQERKTSLAVIGAGPGGYAAAFLAADLGMEVTLIDPEKRPGGVCLYRGCIPTKALLHACSVRREIDRSKQWGLKAENVSIDLDSLRQWKESVVKKLTGGLGQLVSKRKIDYIRGRARFLDPHSLEVTTTEKETQKLAFDHAIIATGSYPTHPKGLPEHSKRVMNSEEALNIEDIPESLLVIGGGYIGLELGTVYATLGSKVSIVEMMPQLMPGSDADLIKAYMKGGGNVFENIYTETTAEIKEKKGRLHATLKNGKEKKAVSFDKVLVTVGRKALTRNLGLENTGVETDDKGFVLVDEQRRTQEESIYAIGDVTGPPLLAHKATHEGRVAVEAIDGRAAAFDPHAIPSVEYTDPEIAWCGMTQKEAEEKGINVEVSAFPWAASGRAATLGRAEGITKLVFDSDSRRIIGAGIVGADAGELISETTLAIEMAARDGDLAMTIHPHPTLSETIMEAAEAYQGSATDIYRPKKMLSKR, encoded by the coding sequence ATGAGTAATCAGGAACGAAAAACATCACTTGCAGTTATTGGAGCCGGTCCGGGAGGATATGCAGCCGCATTTCTTGCCGCAGATCTTGGAATGGAAGTCACTCTGATCGACCCGGAAAAACGTCCGGGGGGTGTCTGTCTGTATCGGGGATGTATTCCCACAAAGGCGTTACTCCATGCCTGCTCGGTCAGGAGAGAAATTGACCGGTCGAAACAGTGGGGGCTAAAAGCTGAAAACGTTTCCATCGACCTCGATTCATTGCGTCAATGGAAAGAAAGTGTGGTAAAAAAACTGACCGGTGGTCTGGGACAGCTTGTCTCGAAGCGAAAGATAGATTATATCCGCGGTAGGGCAAGATTTCTCGATCCTCATTCGCTTGAGGTTACTACCACGGAAAAGGAGACACAGAAACTCGCCTTCGATCATGCGATAATCGCTACCGGCTCCTATCCGACTCATCCGAAAGGGCTTCCCGAACATTCGAAACGGGTTATGAATTCGGAAGAGGCCCTGAATATCGAGGATATTCCCGAATCATTACTGGTAATCGGCGGCGGGTATATCGGCCTGGAATTGGGAACGGTCTATGCAACACTGGGAAGTAAAGTATCGATAGTAGAAATGATGCCTCAATTAATGCCGGGCAGTGATGCCGATCTTATCAAGGCATATATGAAAGGCGGGGGTAATGTTTTCGAAAACATATATACCGAAACAACTGCAGAGATAAAAGAGAAAAAAGGTCGTTTACATGCGACACTGAAAAACGGGAAAGAGAAAAAAGCGGTTTCCTTTGACAAAGTACTGGTCACCGTCGGACGGAAAGCGCTGACCCGCAACCTTGGACTCGAAAATACCGGCGTTGAAACCGACGACAAAGGATTTGTGCTTGTCGATGAACAGCGGCGGACGCAGGAAGAGTCGATTTATGCAATTGGTGATGTTACGGGGCCACCGCTTCTGGCCCATAAGGCCACGCATGAAGGCCGTGTTGCTGTTGAGGCAATTGACGGTCGTGCTGCGGCATTTGATCCCCATGCTATTCCATCGGTGGAATATACCGACCCGGAAATCGCCTGGTGCGGTATGACACAAAAGGAAGCCGAAGAAAAGGGAATTAACGTTGAAGTCAGTGCCTTTCCCTGGGCGGCATCAGGCCGCGCGGCTACACTCGGAAGAGCAGAAGGAATAACTAAACTCGTTTTCGACAGTGACAGCCGTCGTATTATCGGGGCAGGGATTGTTGGAGCAGATGCCGGTGAATTGATTTCCGAAACCACCCTGGCAATAGAAATGGCGGCAAGGGATGGCGATCTGGCAATGACAATTCATCCACACCCCACCCTGTCGGAGACGATTATGGAAGCCGCTGAAGCGTATCAGGGAAGTGCTACCGATATATATCGACCAAAAAAAATGTTATCGAAAAGATAG
- the glgX gene encoding glycogen debranching protein GlgX, giving the protein MIAQYTNRRISPGSPEPLGASINHGGVNFSVASHFATAVYLLLFNNPDDGEPTDIIHMNRDDYGVWHIFVHGIKAGHLYGYKVDGDYNPREGKRFNRNKLLIDPYAKAVSGKCNHNDGLLFAYDIKSEEEDLSFDNRDNSKQMAKSIIVDNEFDWQDDSLPRIPESDTIIFETHLKGFTAHPSSGVKHPGTYKGFIEKIPYLKELGITTVELMPIQEHHVQQFVLDRGLTNYWGYDTLAYFAPEVTYCNKQYSGCQVTEFKTLVRELHKAGLEIILDVVYNHTPEGNHLGPTLSLKGVDNLTYYRLTGDNDIESMRYYFDQTGTGNTLNAENPQCLRLIIDSLRYWVSIMHVDGFRFDLASALGNLNGTFDPNAPFFRAISEDPLLRKVKLIAEPWDMTQYQVGNFPPGWLEWNGNYRDTGRRFIKGDDNQAAEFARSISGSSGLFQKEGRKSVESINFITAHDGFTLYDIFSYNEKHNESNKENNNDGANDNNSWNCGTEGDTADRHILLLRKKLIKNSLLTLMISRGTPMVYGGDEFMRTQNGNNNAWCQDNEISWYNWELVHKNRDVFEFFKKAVSLRKQYGPLHENEFLTGRSQSAGGMADILWYDKNLSDPRWDYPKLKTLCFLLYNAALQGEDNVHFLYFVFNMHFRSVYVHLPPIKNMKWYRVIDTSRKAGQDFLAHGKEKVLRNQKRQRCNARSCSLFITKSHSPLASIILQKFDPFNL; this is encoded by the coding sequence ATGATAGCACAGTACACAAACAGAAGAATTTCTCCGGGCAGCCCAGAGCCATTGGGCGCTTCGATTAATCATGGAGGAGTTAATTTTTCGGTAGCCTCACACTTTGCCACGGCGGTGTATCTTTTGTTGTTTAATAATCCCGATGACGGCGAACCCACGGATATCATTCACATGAACAGAGACGATTATGGTGTATGGCATATATTTGTTCATGGTATTAAAGCAGGGCATCTGTACGGGTATAAAGTCGACGGAGACTATAATCCCAGGGAGGGGAAACGGTTCAATCGCAATAAACTGCTGATTGATCCTTATGCAAAAGCGGTGAGCGGCAAATGCAATCATAACGACGGTCTCCTTTTTGCCTACGATATTAAATCAGAGGAAGAGGATCTCTCCTTTGATAACCGGGACAACTCCAAACAGATGGCCAAATCGATTATTGTGGATAATGAATTCGACTGGCAGGATGATTCATTACCGCGAATACCCGAGTCCGATACAATTATATTCGAAACGCATCTCAAGGGTTTTACCGCTCACCCATCATCGGGCGTAAAACATCCGGGAACCTATAAAGGATTTATTGAAAAAATTCCCTATCTAAAAGAGCTGGGGATCACCACGGTTGAACTGATGCCGATACAGGAGCATCATGTCCAGCAGTTCGTTCTCGACCGTGGCCTGACCAACTATTGGGGCTATGACACCCTTGCCTACTTTGCTCCTGAGGTAACCTATTGCAACAAACAATATTCCGGGTGCCAGGTTACGGAATTCAAGACCCTCGTGCGTGAACTGCACAAAGCAGGGCTCGAGATTATTCTGGATGTTGTCTACAATCATACTCCTGAAGGCAATCACCTGGGACCAACCCTTTCATTAAAAGGTGTCGATAATCTGACTTATTACCGGCTGACAGGCGACAACGACATAGAAAGCATGCGTTATTATTTCGATCAAACAGGAACCGGAAATACACTTAATGCTGAAAATCCCCAATGCCTTCGCTTGATCATCGATTCTCTTCGCTACTGGGTTTCAATCATGCACGTTGACGGATTCCGGTTCGATCTTGCGTCAGCCCTGGGAAATCTGAATGGCACCTTTGATCCGAATGCACCCTTTTTCAGAGCCATTAGCGAGGATCCTCTGCTTAGAAAAGTCAAGCTTATCGCCGAACCCTGGGACATGACCCAATATCAGGTAGGCAATTTCCCCCCTGGATGGCTTGAATGGAATGGTAATTACCGCGACACTGGCCGGAGGTTCATTAAGGGGGATGATAATCAGGCGGCAGAGTTTGCACGAAGTATCAGCGGATCTTCGGGGCTGTTTCAGAAGGAGGGAAGAAAATCCGTAGAGAGCATCAATTTTATTACCGCCCATGATGGATTTACGTTGTATGATATCTTCTCATACAATGAAAAACATAATGAGAGTAATAAAGAAAACAACAATGATGGTGCAAACGATAACAATTCCTGGAACTGCGGGACTGAAGGTGACACCGCCGACCGACATATCCTTCTTTTACGAAAGAAGCTGATAAAAAACAGTCTGCTTACCTTGATGATATCCCGGGGCACGCCCATGGTTTATGGGGGCGATGAATTCATGCGTACGCAGAATGGTAACAACAACGCATGGTGTCAGGATAATGAAATAAGCTGGTATAACTGGGAATTAGTGCATAAAAACCGGGATGTGTTTGAATTTTTCAAAAAGGCCGTATCCTTAAGAAAACAGTATGGCCCACTCCATGAGAATGAATTTTTAACCGGTCGAAGTCAGTCTGCAGGGGGCATGGCCGACATTTTATGGTATGATAAAAATCTATCCGACCCACGCTGGGATTATCCCAAATTAAAAACCCTCTGTTTCCTGCTTTACAATGCTGCGCTTCAAGGCGAGGACAACGTTCATTTTCTCTATTTTGTTTTCAACATGCATTTCAGAAGTGTTTACGTTCATTTGCCGCCGATTAAGAACATGAAATGGTATCGGGTTATCGATACTTCACGGAAAGCCGGCCAGGATTTTCTTGCTCATGGGAAAGAAAAAGTTTTGCGCAATCAGAAACGTCAGAGATGCAATGCCCGCAGTTGCTCACTCTTCATAACAAAAAGTCATTCTCCCCTGGCAAGCATTATACTCCAAAAATTCGATCCCTTTAATCTGTAA
- the polX gene encoding DNA polymerase/3'-5' exonuclease PolX has protein sequence MPIHNNDIAGIFNKVADLLELEGENQFRVRAYRTAAQTVSSMGENLSSMIEKGEDLTRFSGIGKDLAGKIKTIVETGSLPLLVDLEKKVPEELTIIMQVGGLGPKRVKTLYDELGIQSIDELEKAASEKQIRKIRGFGKKTEEAILEGIGQVRQGGQRRLWSDVEEIASGLVDYLHRAKKVKEVIVAGSFRRRKETVRDIDILATCSKGSNLMDRFVSFDEVNKIVSKGETRSTVILRSGLQADLRVLPQVSYGAALHYFTGSKEHNIAIRKRGVKQGLTINEYGVFRNEKRIGGKKEQDVYDAVGLPYIEPELRENRGEIEAAQKKKLPHLVTFDDIRGDLHVHTNETDGREPLKVMVEAARKRGYDYIAITDHSKHVSVANGMDIKRLRKEIEAIDKLNDSIKGFHILKGIELDILDDGSLDLPDEVLKELDLTVCSVHYKFKLPENKQTERIIRAMDNRYVTILGHPTGRKINDRAPYDVDVNRVLEAAKERGCFMEVNGQPDRLDLSDTYCRTAKEMGVKCSLATDAHMGSNFDFIHYSLAQARRGWLEPDDIINTRSYSSLKKLISQRR, from the coding sequence ATGCCGATTCATAATAACGATATCGCCGGAATATTCAATAAAGTGGCCGACCTTCTGGAATTAGAGGGGGAAAATCAGTTTCGGGTAAGGGCCTACCGGACGGCAGCGCAGACAGTTTCCAGCATGGGAGAAAATCTTTCTTCCATGATTGAAAAGGGTGAAGATCTCACCCGGTTTTCGGGAATCGGCAAGGATCTGGCAGGAAAAATCAAAACCATTGTCGAAACCGGCTCACTTCCGCTGCTGGTCGATTTGGAGAAGAAAGTCCCTGAGGAGCTGACAATAATCATGCAGGTTGGAGGGCTTGGCCCCAAGCGAGTAAAAACGCTTTATGATGAGCTTGGTATCCAGTCAATCGATGAACTTGAAAAGGCGGCATCGGAGAAACAAATCCGAAAGATCCGTGGGTTCGGCAAAAAGACCGAAGAGGCCATACTCGAAGGGATAGGGCAGGTTCGCCAGGGAGGGCAGCGCCGGTTATGGTCTGATGTGGAAGAAATCGCTTCGGGCCTTGTTGATTATTTGCACAGGGCAAAGAAAGTAAAAGAGGTTATCGTGGCTGGATCGTTCCGGCGGCGGAAAGAAACGGTACGTGATATCGATATCCTCGCTACCTGTTCGAAGGGATCCAATTTGATGGATCGCTTTGTCTCTTTTGATGAAGTGAATAAGATTGTTTCAAAGGGTGAAACCCGGTCCACGGTCATTCTAAGGTCGGGCCTTCAGGCTGACCTGCGGGTCCTTCCCCAGGTCTCCTACGGCGCAGCACTTCATTATTTCACCGGAAGTAAGGAGCATAATATTGCCATACGGAAAAGGGGGGTTAAACAGGGCCTAACAATTAATGAGTACGGCGTTTTTCGCAATGAAAAACGGATCGGCGGAAAAAAAGAGCAGGATGTGTATGATGCGGTCGGGTTGCCCTATATCGAGCCGGAATTACGGGAGAACAGAGGGGAGATTGAAGCCGCACAGAAGAAAAAGCTGCCCCATCTTGTTACTTTCGATGATATTCGGGGCGATCTGCATGTTCATACAAACGAGACCGACGGACGTGAACCGTTAAAGGTAATGGTTGAAGCTGCTCGAAAAAGAGGGTACGACTATATCGCCATTACCGACCATTCAAAGCATGTGAGTGTGGCAAATGGTATGGATATAAAACGGTTGCGGAAAGAAATTGAAGCAATCGATAAATTGAATGATTCAATCAAAGGTTTTCATATCCTGAAGGGTATCGAACTCGATATCCTGGATGACGGCTCGCTTGATTTACCCGATGAAGTACTCAAGGAGCTTGATCTGACGGTCTGTTCGGTTCATTACAAGTTCAAACTTCCCGAAAATAAACAAACCGAACGGATTATCCGTGCTATGGATAACCGGTACGTTACAATCCTCGGCCATCCTACCGGCAGAAAAATCAATGACCGGGCACCCTATGACGTTGACGTTAACCGGGTTTTGGAAGCGGCAAAGGAACGGGGATGTTTTATGGAGGTCAACGGTCAGCCCGACCGGCTGGACCTGTCCGACACCTATTGCCGCACCGCAAAGGAGATGGGGGTCAAATGTTCTTTGGCCACAGACGCTCATATGGGAAGCAACTTCGATTTTATCCACTATTCCCTTGCCCAGGCACGCCGCGGATGGCTTGAGCCCGATGACATAATCAATACACGAAGTTATTCTTCACTGAAAAAACTGATTTCACAGCGCCGGTAA